A DNA window from Loxodonta africana isolate mLoxAfr1 chromosome 7, mLoxAfr1.hap2, whole genome shotgun sequence contains the following coding sequences:
- the LOC100677045 gene encoding olfactory receptor 5J3-like yields MFFIQVISSCSTTKELYKPKCMAGWNHTGVKKFLLVGLTENPNLQLPLFLLFALIYCITLVGNWGMIVLIWLSVRLHTPMYFFLSNLSFCDLCYSTVFAPKMLVNFLSEHKSSTFSGCVLQSFFFAVYMTTEGILLSMMAYDRYVAIANPLLYTVIMTHRVCIQMVLMSYLGGLINSLTHTIGLLKQDFCGPNIVNHYFCDIPPLLRLSCSDFHTNEMLLLIFSGVIAMFTFTIIMVSYVRIIIAIQRIRSAEGRHKAFSTCASHLTAVTLFYGSGTFSYIQPSSQYSLEQEKVSAVFYTLVIPMLNPLIYNLRNKNVKDAAKGQYCGK; encoded by the coding sequence ATGTTTTTCATCCAGGTAATATCATCTTGTTCCACAACTAAAGAGCTATATAAACCTAAGTGCATGGCAGGTTGGAATCATACAGGTGTGAAGAAGTTCCTTCTGGTCGGATTAACAGAAAATCCAAATTTGCAGCTTCCTCTCTTTTTGCTTTTTGCCCTCATTTATTGCATCACTCTGGTAGGCAACTGGGGGATGATTGTTCTGATTTGGTTAAGTGTTCGACTTCATActccaatgtatttcttccttagCAACCTCTCTTTTTGTGACCTCTGCTACTCTACTGTTTTTGCTCCTAAGATGCTGGTAAATTTCTTATCAGAACATAAGTCCAGCACATTTTCTGGCTGTGTACTACAGAGTTTCTTTTTTGCGGTATATATGACTACAGAGGGCATCCTCCTGTCTATGATggcttatgaccgctatgtggcgaTAGCTAATCCCTTGTTGTATACAGTCATCATGACTCACAGGGTTTGTATTCAGATGGTCCTTATGTCTTACTTAGGTGGACTCATTAATTCCTTGACACATACGATAGGCTTGCTCAAACAAGACTTCTGTGGTCCTAACATTGTGAACCATTATTTCTGTGATATTCCTCCTCTTTTGAGACTCTCTTGCTCTGATTTCCATACCAATGAGATGCTGCTTTTGATCTTCTCTGGGGTTATTGCAATGTTCACTTTCACTATCATTATGGTCTCTTATGTCCGCATCATCATTGCCATCCAGAGAATTCGTTCAGCTGAAGGAaggcacaaggccttctccacaTGTGCCTCACACCTGACTGCTGTGACCTTATTCTATGGGTCTGGGACTTTTAGTTACATCCAGCCAAGCTCCCAATATTCACTGGAGCAGGAGAAGGTCTCTGCTGTATTTTATACATTGGTGATTCCCATGCTAAACCCGCTGATTTATAACCTTAGGAATAAGAATGTGAAAGATGCTGCAAAAGGTCAATATTGTGGAAAATAA
- the LOC100658826 gene encoding olfactory receptor 5F1 → MTRKNRTSLTEFVLLGLADTLELQITLFLLFVVIYTLTVLGNVGMILLIRVDSRLHTPMYFFLANLSFVDVCYSSTITPKMLVDLLSERKTIAFAGCFLQMYFFIALATTECILFGLMAYDRYVAICNPLLYSLIMSRTVCLKMAAGAFTAGLLNSMVNTSYVSSLPFCGSNIIHHFFCDTPPLFKLSCSDTHLNESIISTFAGVNMVGTLLVILTSYSYILFSIFRMHSGEGRRKAFSTCASHLTAIILFYATAIYTYLRPSSSYSLSQDEVASVFYTVVIPMLNPLIYSLRNKEVKKALWNVTTRKRIPSFLMPPG, encoded by the coding sequence ATGACCAGAAAAAACCGTACCTCACTGACCGAGTTCGTCCTGTTGGGATTAGCAGACACCCTGGAGCTACAGATCACCCTCTTTTTGCTCTTTGTTGTGATTTACACACTCACAGTCCTGGGGAATGTGGGGATGATCCTGCTAATCAGGGTGGACTCTCGGCTTCACacacccatgtatttcttcctggcTAACTTGTCCTTTGTGGATGTTTGCTACTCATCCACCATCACCCCAAAGATGCTGGTAGATCTGTTGTCTGAGAGGAAAACCATCGCCTTTGCTGGCTGCTTCCTGCAGATGTATTTCTTTATCGCCCTGGCAACAACTGAATGCATCCTCTTTGGgttaatggcctatgaccgctatgtggccatatgtaaCCCACTCCTTTACTCCTTAATCATGTCCAGGACAGTCTGCCTTAAAATGGCGGCTGGGGCCTTTACAGCAGGATTGCTGAACTCCATGGTTAACACAAGTTATGTAAGCAGCTTACCATTCTGTGGTTCCAATATCATCcatcacttcttctgtgacaCCCCCCCTCTTTTTAAGCTCTCTTGTTCTGACACACACCTGAATGAAAGCATCATTTCCACTTTCGCTGGTGTGAATATGGTTGGAACTCTGCTGGTCATCCTTACTTCCTACTCCTACATTCTCTTCTCCATCTTTCGTATGCATTCAGGGGAGGGGAGGCGCAAAGCATTCTCAACTTGTGCCTCCCACTTGACTGCTATAATTCTGTTCTATGCAACTGCCATCTACACTTATCTGCGACCCAGTTCTAGTTACTCCCTGAGTCAGGATGAAGTGGCTTCTGTGTTCTACACAGTAGTGATCCCCATGCTGAATCCCCTGATCTACAGCCTCAGGAATAAGGAAGTAAAGAAGGCTTTGTGGAATGTGACTACCAGGAAAAGAATCCCTTCATTTCTGATGCCGCCTGGTTAA
- the LOC135232070 gene encoding olfactory receptor 5AS1-like: protein MLENNYTRPTEFVFVGFTDYLPLRVTLFLVFFMLYVLTMVGNMGLIILVNVSSRLQTPMYYFLSNLSFLDISYSTAVAPKMLVNFLASRKSISTYGCALQMFFFACFADTECLILAAMAYDRYAAICNPLLYSTLMSRKICICFVALAYFSGSMTSLVHVCLTFRLPFCGSNIVNHFFCDIRPLLALSCADTSINEFLLFALCGFIQTSTFVVIFISYFCILITVLSIKSSGGRSKTFSTCASHLLAVTLFYGTLLFVYLRPTPSSSLDTDKVVAVFYTVVFPMFNPIIYSFRNKDVKNAFKKTVGKVLDFQINENKIKHISFENI, encoded by the coding sequence ATGCTGGAGAATAATTATACCAGGCCAACTGAGTTCGTTTTTGTTGGATTCACAGATTATCTACCTCTCAGAGTCACGCTATTCCTGGTATTTTTCATGCTATATGTGTTAACTATGGTAGGAAATATGGGCTTGATAATCTTAGTTAATGTCAGTTCAAGACTTCAAACCCCCATGTATTATTTCCTGAGCAATTTATCTTTCTTAGACATCAGTTATTCTACAGCAGTTGCTCCGAAAATGCTGGTAAATTTCTTAGCATCTAGGAAGAGCATCTCTACCTATGGCTGTGCACTacaaatgtttttctttgcttgttttgctGATACTGAGTGCCTCATCCTGGCAGCAATGGCATATGACCgctatgcagccatctgcaacccactgctctatTCTACACTTATGTCTAGGAAAATCTGCATCTGTTTCGTTGCGTTGGCCTACTTCAGTGGAAGTATGACTTCCCTGGTGCATGTGTGCCTCACATTCAGGCTGCCATTTTGTGGCTCCAATATTGTCAACCATTTTTTTTGTGATATCCGCCCTCTCCTGGCTTTGTCATGTGCAGATACCAGTATCAATGAGTTTCTGCTCTTTGCCTTGTGTGGCTTCATCCAGACCAGCACTTTTGTGGTCATATTTATCTCTTACTTCTGTATCCTTATTACTGTTTTGAGCATCAAGTCCTCAGGAGGCAGAAGCAAAACATTTTCTACCTGTGCTTCCCATCTCCTAGCTGTCACCTTATTCTATGGGACGCTCTTGTTTGTGTACTTACGTCCTACCCCCAGCTCTTCTCTAGACACTGATAAGGTAGTTGCAGTGTTTTATACAGTTGTCTTTCCCATGTTTAACCCCATAATCTATAGCTTCAGAAACAAAGATGTGAAGAATGCTTTCAAAAAAACTGTTGGAAAGGTACTGGACtttcaaataaatgaaaataaaataaaacatatttcattTGAGAATATTTGA